Within the Nitrospira sp. genome, the region TCGTTGCAGAAGATCGTAATAGTCATGCCTGTGAGCTTCGAGATAGGCGGAGAGAGATAACAGCGGTTGCCGAAGACGCGCCCGTTCCACGAGAAAGAGCGTGATTAGCAATCTGCCTACTCGCCCGTTGCCGTCGAGAAACGGGTGGATCGCCTCAAAACTGTTCATGCATGATTGCGCATTGGACGAGGTCTGGGAACATGTCTTTTTCATGGAGGAATTGTTCCCAGTCCGTCAACAGATCATCCATACAGTCTGGCGGGGGTGGAACATCCGAAGCCGTCGCGATCGTGCTTCCCGCCGGGCCGATCCAGTTTTGGCTGCGCCTGAATTCCCCCGGAGTCGCTTGCTCCCCTCGTACGCCCTTCATGAGTAGAGCATGGAGCTCTCGGACCAGCCGAAGGGACAAGGGCAACGTCCTCAATCGATCAATCCCATGAGTCATAGCAGCCACGTAATTGCGGACTTCCCGCAAGTCGGTATCCTCGGGGCGGGGCGTCGACTGCTCCATTTCGTCAATGAGTAAATCCGACAGGCTGGCTTTTGTCCCTTCGATCCTCGACGAGAGTACGGCCTCTCTCCGGATGTAAGGACCGATGAGCAGGTGCGGATTTGGGAGATGCCGTCCGAGACCTGCAAGTTCGCTTAGTGCTGCATCGGCCCGTGATAATGACAGAATCAGTGGGGTGTCATACTCAATTCTGGGCGGCAGCTTGGCAGGTACAAAAGCCGCATATCCCGCGGACGTCTGGACCAGCTTCCCCGCAGACTCGGATTGAAAGGCCTTGTTGTTCATTGCTTTATCACTACCACTGTTGGCTGACTTTCGGAGCATTATCTGACTTCGAAAAAAATTATGGATATTCTTTCAAAGGCAAAGGGAGATTGCAGGACATCTTCCAAAGCCAAGACGGCTCGGACAGGAGGCGGACCTGATCAGCAGCATGCAAGCTTATTGAATCGTGGGTTCGAGTGTAATCGCGCAGGCCATGGAATTGGAGATCAGGCAGTTGGCTTCGGCCTTCTCGAGAATTTGCTTTGCCTTGGCGGGATCCTCGCCTGGTTTCAGAGTCAGCCGAGGCCGCAGCACAATCTTGGTAAAGCGAAACCTGCCGTCGACCAGCTCCAGCGTTCCCTCGGCGTCACCAGTATAGGCCGTGAACCCAAGTCCTCCGCGTTCGGCCATCGCGAGAAACGTCGTCATCAGGCACACATTGGCGGAGGCGACGAACAGGTCTTCGGGAGACCAGATGCCTTCATGACCCTTGAATTCGGGGGGCGTGGCAACCTCGAGATCAGGTTTGCCGGCCGCAGACCCAATACCTTTGCGATGCTCCGTCCACTTCACGCTCGTGTGATACGTATAGACCTTCGGCCGAACATCCATCTTCTCTCCTCCCTCAACCATCAGTCGGCATAGCACGACGACTGTGTCGGTTCACTCGTTTTCCGTCTTACTCCTTTCTCCTCACACTCCACACTTCATGGCTTGATATACGCCCACCCTTGCTCCTGTAACCCCATGAGTCGCACCATCGCCGGAACCGCCCGATCGACCTGCGCAACCAAATCGTCGCGAACCAGCCCCCGAGCTTTCATGGTGTTGGAGCAGGCTGTGTACTCAACCCCGAACCGTTGTTTCAGACGTGCCAGCTGTTCCCCCACGGTCGACTCCCCTTTCACTAGAAGCGACAGCCCCGCCCCGTGTGCCACGATTTCCACATTGAGCGGTTCATTGCCCACCGCCTCGT harbors:
- a CDS encoding hypothetical protein (possible pseudo, frameshifted), with protein sequence MLRKSANSGSDKAMNNKAFQSESAGKLVQTSAGYAAFVPAKLPPRIEYDTPLILSLSRADAALSELAGLGRHLPNPHLLIGPYIRREAVLSSRIEGTKASLSDLLIDEMEQSTPRPEDTDLREVRNYVAAMTHGIDRLRTLPLSLRLVRELHALLMKGVRGEQATPGEFRRSQNWIGPAGSTIATASDVPPPPDCMDDLLTDWEQFLHEKDMFPDLVQCAIMHEQF
- a CDS encoding peroxiredoxin; amino-acid sequence: MDVRPKVYTYHTSVKWTEHRKGIGSAAGKPDLEVATPPEFKGHEGIWSPEDLFVASANVCLMTTFLAMAERGGLGFTAYTGDAEGTLELVDGRFRFTKIVLRPRLTLKPGEDPAKAKQILEKAEANCLISNSMACAITLEPTIQ